The following coding sequences are from one Nicotiana tomentosiformis chromosome 3, ASM39032v3, whole genome shotgun sequence window:
- the LOC138907500 gene encoding uncharacterized protein translates to MPTSPQRFEGILNKSPLLSKPRDGEILFVYLTVAEVAISTVLVREDKGMWTLFTDGSSNVKGAGLGIVLIPPSGESIRQIIKCYPITNNEAEYEAVIAGLELVRELSIEQIMIKSDSQLVVNQMQGTYTAREPRMQ, encoded by the exons ATGCCGACAAGCCCTCAAAGATTTGAAGGCATACTTAACAAATCCCCCCTACTGTCTAAACCAAGGGATGGAgaaatattatttgtatatcttACAGTTGCAGAAGTAGCTATAAGTACAGTTTTAGTAAGGGAGGACAAAG GTATGTGGACTTTATTTACCGATGGCTCTTCAAATGTCAAAGGAGCCGGTTTGGGTATTGTCTTAATCCCACCCTCAGGTGAAAGTATAAGACAAATAATTAAATGTTACCCtattactaacaatgaagcagagtatgaagctgtaATTGCAGGTTTGGAACTAGTGCGGGAACTCTCTATAGAGCAAATCATGATTAAAAGTGACTCTCAGCTGGTAGTCAATCAGATGCAGGGGACTTACACTGCTAGAGAGCCACGAATGCAATAA